The Halobacterium litoreum genome includes a region encoding these proteins:
- a CDS encoding halocyanin domain-containing protein — MNTDEPTHVSRRTVLKASAAAGAAAVGTTAFAGGAAAQDGSLGEWLSNVGNFDGVVDETGKDEVTVTVGSEANGGPYGFGPAAIRVDPGTKVVWEWKSGTHNVVADDGSYESAMKGEQGFTFSQTFDSEGVSKYYCNPHKAMGMKGAVVVGDVEVDTGASGGSGGGGSDGGDAESTESVDFGGWFDNVGNFDGVVDETGKSEVTVTVGSEGNGGPYGFGPAAVRVDPGTTVVWEWKSGTHNVVANDGAYESEMVGEQGHTFSQTFDSEGVSKYYCQPHEAMGMKGAVVVGDGGGGSGGDAGGLSMEEFGVLGFAGVLIAGLLSPFAAKAFGKSEE, encoded by the coding sequence ATGAACACCGACGAACCCACGCACGTGAGTCGGCGCACCGTGTTGAAGGCCTCGGCCGCCGCGGGGGCGGCCGCAGTCGGCACGACCGCGTTCGCCGGCGGCGCGGCCGCACAGGACGGCAGCCTCGGCGAGTGGCTGAGCAACGTCGGGAACTTCGACGGCGTCGTCGACGAGACCGGCAAGGATGAGGTCACGGTGACCGTCGGCTCGGAAGCGAACGGCGGCCCGTACGGGTTCGGCCCCGCCGCGATTCGAGTCGACCCCGGCACGAAAGTCGTCTGGGAGTGGAAGTCCGGCACCCACAACGTCGTCGCCGACGACGGGTCCTACGAGAGCGCGATGAAGGGCGAACAGGGATTCACGTTCTCGCAGACGTTCGACAGCGAGGGCGTCTCGAAGTACTACTGCAACCCCCACAAGGCGATGGGGATGAAAGGTGCCGTCGTCGTCGGCGACGTGGAGGTAGACACGGGCGCCAGCGGCGGGAGCGGTGGCGGCGGTAGCGACGGCGGCGACGCCGAGAGCACCGAGTCGGTCGACTTCGGCGGCTGGTTCGACAACGTCGGGAACTTCGACGGTGTCGTCGACGAGACCGGGAAGTCCGAAGTGACTGTGACCGTCGGCTCCGAGGGCAACGGCGGCCCGTACGGGTTCGGCCCCGCCGCGGTCCGCGTCGACCCCGGTACGACGGTCGTCTGGGAGTGGAAATCCGGCACCCACAACGTCGTCGCGAACGACGGCGCCTACGAGAGTGAGATGGTCGGCGAGCAGGGCCACACGTTCTCGCAGACGTTCGACAGCGAGGGCGTCTCGAAGTACTACTGCCAGCCCCACGAGGCGATGGGGATGAAAGGCGCCGTCGTCGTCGGCGACGGCGGCGGTGGTAGCGGCGGCGACGCCGGCGGCCTCTCGATGGAGGAGTTCGGCGTCCTCGGGTTCGCGGGCGTGCTGATTGCGGGCCTCCTCTCGCCGTTCGCCGCGAAGGCGTTCGGGAAATCCGAGGAGTAG